From Psychromonas sp. psych-6C06, one genomic window encodes:
- a CDS encoding RNA-binding protein — MKSNTSILLSIAVAILGFIIINFTALPISAEISFAIGAIATGLAIQFIKTGKSSSSSSSKATPSNDGDFATTTLYVGNLPYRANEMAIRTLFAEQGKVLSVRLMKDKHTGKRRGFGFVEMPEKDAQQAIEALNEKEFQDRSLKVREANERTPRTEEPKGAEA, encoded by the coding sequence ATGAAGTCAAACACTTCAATCTTGCTTTCTATCGCCGTTGCGATTTTAGGTTTTATCATTATTAATTTCACCGCTTTACCTATTTCAGCTGAAATTTCTTTTGCCATTGGCGCTATCGCAACAGGACTTGCGATTCAATTCATCAAAACAGGGAAGTCATCAAGTTCTTCGAGCTCTAAAGCTACCCCAAGCAATGATGGTGATTTTGCCACTACCACACTTTACGTAGGTAACTTACCTTACCGTGCAAACGAGATGGCGATTCGCACTCTTTTTGCTGAACAAGGAAAAGTACTCTCTGTGCGCCTTATGAAAGACAAACATACAGGTAAACGTCGTGGGTTTGGTTTTGTAGAGATGCCAGAAAAAGATGCACAACAAGCAATTGAAGCATTAAATGAGAAAGAGTTCCAAGATCGCTCTCTTAAAGTACGTGAAGCAAATGAAC
- a CDS encoding DUF2298 domain-containing protein → MHLIFLFLMVLIITINFSAIALFATRWVSHYALAKISGLLLLCLTLFFIEHFIGLGNLNWLWPISTCFSLFYLAKNKTTLFKQHKTCELVFFIGLVYGLMWRLAFPDINGQSEDLTDLAFLSSYYPGHTLPAVDNWLPPYSFNFYYAFQHYCGALLGRWLALPIGMTYNVAFAVLLAFLVSMVWSIASLATSKYLPRVLLVVAVVMGGSGISAFVPFMYQANAKDAGGQSYESLSRLWSSVRFIGMYDKNVSTDFGKSLVGIESTEKAPQNPDLPIETIGYLTMQGDFHPPLGGFLLVLIAICAILLIEQPRAYPINPNAPPTKGAYQAILVATGPLMWITNTWVLPLQSILVFAWIAYRCIRKLSVNWTAIILGGLIPLFLMLPFLNEFTRSALSLSIGLVSSELRTPFVSGLLLLWPQLLLLAIGAYLGRKQPIIWLFVVTFTLFLIASELFFVDDPMGGLYERFNTTLKWWSWLQVAVVVSLSTLFMASKNRIVRGVNLIVLFALASYALELAYYFNKTSKPSRGKLKGDYFLTKDQIKKQTLEYLISAPYGVVLEGIDNAAYGKTSSFALFSNKSSLVGWHSHESQWRGHPAFINQRGSDARAFYQGELENSLAWLQQNRVTYIVWSQEDSTRAKQQNTRQRIHSRIHLQYHWVAIQKYGYEEYGIWVLKDPKMQKNSTKG, encoded by the coding sequence ATGCACTTAATCTTTCTATTTTTAATGGTATTGATTATTACCATTAATTTCTCAGCGATTGCGCTTTTTGCAACACGTTGGGTTAGTCATTATGCATTGGCAAAAATAAGTGGATTATTATTGCTGTGTTTAACGCTATTTTTTATTGAACACTTTATCGGCTTAGGTAATCTCAATTGGTTATGGCCGATATCAACCTGCTTTTCACTATTTTACCTCGCTAAAAATAAAACAACTTTATTTAAGCAGCATAAAACCTGTGAGTTGGTGTTCTTCATTGGCCTTGTTTATGGATTAATGTGGCGTTTAGCTTTTCCCGATATTAATGGCCAGTCGGAAGACTTAACCGACCTTGCTTTTTTAAGTAGCTATTACCCTGGGCACACATTACCCGCAGTGGATAACTGGTTACCTCCCTACAGCTTTAACTTCTATTATGCGTTTCAACATTACTGTGGCGCATTGCTCGGACGCTGGTTAGCTCTGCCGATTGGCATGACTTACAACGTCGCCTTTGCTGTGTTACTGGCATTCTTAGTAAGCATGGTGTGGAGCATTGCTTCACTAGCAACCTCAAAATACTTACCTCGTGTGTTGTTGGTGGTTGCTGTGGTGATGGGGGGATCTGGCATTAGTGCATTTGTTCCTTTTATGTACCAAGCTAATGCGAAAGATGCGGGGGGGCAGAGTTATGAGTCGCTTAGCCGTCTATGGTCAAGCGTGCGTTTTATTGGTATGTACGATAAAAATGTCAGTACCGACTTTGGTAAAAGCTTAGTGGGTATTGAATCGACTGAAAAAGCACCACAAAATCCTGATTTACCGATAGAAACAATTGGTTATTTAACGATGCAGGGGGATTTTCACCCGCCATTAGGTGGGTTCTTGCTAGTGTTGATCGCAATATGTGCGATTCTCTTAATTGAGCAACCTCGTGCTTATCCCATTAACCCCAATGCGCCCCCTACTAAAGGAGCCTATCAAGCTATCTTAGTAGCAACCGGCCCGTTGATGTGGATAACAAATACTTGGGTGCTTCCTCTGCAGTCGATATTAGTGTTTGCATGGATTGCCTACCGTTGTATCAGAAAATTATCGGTTAATTGGACAGCAATAATATTAGGTGGCTTAATTCCACTGTTTTTGATGTTGCCATTTCTAAACGAGTTTACGCGTAGTGCGTTGTCTTTATCCATTGGCTTGGTGAGCAGTGAACTACGCACTCCGTTTGTTTCTGGTTTATTACTACTTTGGCCACAGTTATTACTACTTGCAATAGGTGCATACCTTGGGCGTAAACAACCGATCATCTGGTTATTTGTGGTCACTTTTACGCTGTTTTTAATCGCTTCAGAACTATTTTTTGTTGATGATCCGATGGGCGGGTTATATGAGCGATTTAATACCACTTTAAAATGGTGGTCTTGGTTACAGGTTGCCGTTGTTGTGTCGTTATCAACGCTATTTATGGCAAGCAAAAATCGTATCGTGCGTGGCGTTAATTTGATTGTCCTATTTGCCCTTGCTAGCTATGCACTGGAATTAGCTTATTACTTTAATAAAACCAGTAAACCTTCTCGTGGCAAATTAAAGGGGGATTACTTCCTGACAAAAGATCAAATCAAAAAGCAGACTCTAGAGTATCTTATCTCTGCTCCTTATGGTGTTGTCCTAGAAGGGATTGATAATGCTGCTTATGGCAAAACATCAAGCTTTGCACTGTTTAGTAATAAGTCTTCTCTAGTTGGTTGGCACTCACATGAGTCTCAATGGCGAGGGCATCCAGCCTTTATTAATCAGCGTGGTAGTGATGCGCGTGCTTTCTATCAGGGGGAGCTTGAAAATAGCCTTGCATGGTTACAACAAAACCGCGTTACTTATATTGTTTGGTCACAAGAAGACAGTACCCGAGCAAAACAACAGAACACCAGACAACGAATTCACTCACGTATCCATTTGCAATACCATTGGGTGGCTATTCAAAAGTATGGATACGAAGAGTACGGCATTTGGGTTTTAAAAGATCCTAAAATGCAAAAAAATAGCACTAAAGGTTAA
- a CDS encoding DUF2298 domain-containing protein encodes MQTIYLVLTMGLLWLNIAGLTLASYRFLPDHHLARSTGIIVVCLVLFFIEHFIGLGSLNWLWPFSSALSLLLVYKHHALPAEKRFWRSELLFAMVFFYSFAWRYSYPTIYPSSERITDLYFISNYLPGNTLPPIDNWNPPHAFDFYYAFQHYAAALIGRVLNFDPGTTYNVAFGLIMALSITLAWSVASKFIKSRALKVLLVATMVFGGTGISPLAHIAFNGVEGPKNDSEQEASSYKHRQATDAFKMLIYSARFVGSREDVNLDELHNANDWSRTIFPSTTPDPLPSSNWEPRELPMENFGYQFFVGDYHPPLGGFFLLLFTLALLAAIERGVQVKLLQALLGLSVPVMIITNTWTFPLQGLLLMGWVAYRYWDKKVVNWDWLIGGGLLAGMLIYPFFTDFANGSLSTPVKLVTGFDHTPISRFLVLLWPLLLLIVMGLFEPKYRKWSITIALTFAFMLFVSEMIYIDDPTEGKYLRTNSVMKWWGWIYVGGIISLGAVCLGSSKKWIRWSTIVVLLLVNVYAYDVARHWIYSSKGAMGKLSGHAWYTADGSHRDMFNYLQAQPFGVLLENLPDNAYMNSSIYALFNDKAVLLGWPSHLRTWHGDVPQVWNLTNEIRLFYQGKLANSADWLQANKVNYVILERHQDAGSFELIDQQIKADYTWQRFSPQHQTAKGIWTRKVLFENQEDIRQ; translated from the coding sequence ATGCAAACTATCTACTTAGTACTGACAATGGGGCTGTTATGGCTGAATATCGCCGGCCTAACCCTTGCCAGTTATCGCTTTTTACCAGATCACCATTTAGCGCGTTCGACGGGCATTATTGTGGTCTGTTTAGTGCTTTTTTTCATTGAGCATTTTATTGGTCTGGGCAGTTTAAATTGGTTATGGCCATTTAGTAGTGCACTGTCGCTACTTCTGGTTTATAAGCACCACGCATTGCCCGCTGAAAAACGTTTTTGGCGTTCAGAGTTATTATTCGCGATGGTGTTTTTCTACAGCTTTGCGTGGCGCTATAGTTACCCAACTATCTACCCATCATCTGAGCGAATTACCGATCTTTACTTTATTAGTAACTACTTACCGGGTAATACCTTACCGCCTATTGATAACTGGAATCCGCCACACGCTTTCGATTTTTATTATGCCTTTCAGCATTATGCTGCGGCTCTTATCGGTCGTGTTTTAAACTTTGACCCCGGCACCACTTATAATGTCGCTTTTGGTTTGATCATGGCGTTAAGTATCACCCTTGCATGGTCGGTTGCGAGTAAATTTATTAAAAGTCGCGCCCTTAAAGTATTACTTGTTGCCACTATGGTCTTTGGTGGAACAGGTATTTCGCCCCTTGCACATATCGCCTTTAATGGCGTAGAAGGGCCGAAAAATGATAGTGAGCAGGAAGCGTCGAGTTATAAACATAGACAAGCAACCGATGCCTTTAAAATGCTTATTTATAGCGCGCGCTTTGTGGGATCGCGAGAAGATGTCAATTTAGATGAGTTACATAATGCGAATGATTGGTCGCGTACCATTTTCCCATCTACGACGCCTGATCCATTACCGAGTAGTAATTGGGAACCTCGCGAGCTGCCAATGGAAAACTTTGGTTATCAGTTCTTTGTTGGGGACTACCATCCGCCATTAGGTGGCTTCTTCCTCTTGCTGTTTACGCTTGCATTACTCGCCGCTATTGAGCGTGGCGTGCAAGTTAAGCTATTACAAGCATTATTAGGTCTAAGTGTGCCTGTGATGATTATTACCAATACTTGGACGTTCCCACTTCAAGGTCTGTTATTAATGGGCTGGGTCGCTTATCGCTACTGGGATAAAAAAGTGGTCAATTGGGATTGGTTAATTGGGGGAGGGCTGCTGGCAGGTATGCTGATTTATCCTTTCTTCACCGATTTTGCTAATGGCTCATTAAGCACACCGGTGAAACTGGTGACTGGTTTTGATCATACCCCTATTTCGCGCTTTTTAGTGTTATTGTGGCCATTATTATTACTTATTGTAATGGGACTGTTTGAACCTAAATATCGCAAATGGAGCATCACCATTGCACTCACATTTGCCTTTATGTTGTTTGTTTCTGAAATGATTTACATTGACGATCCAACTGAGGGTAAGTACCTACGTACCAACAGTGTGATGAAGTGGTGGGGTTGGATCTATGTCGGCGGTATTATTTCACTCGGTGCAGTTTGTTTAGGATCGAGCAAAAAGTGGATCCGTTGGTCAACCATTGTCGTTTTATTGTTAGTGAACGTTTACGCCTATGATGTTGCGCGCCATTGGATATACTCAAGTAAAGGTGCAATGGGTAAACTTTCTGGGCATGCTTGGTATACTGCCGATGGTAGTCATCGAGACATGTTTAATTATTTACAAGCGCAGCCCTTTGGTGTGTTGCTGGAAAACTTACCTGATAACGCTTATATGAACTCTAGTATTTATGCGCTATTTAATGACAAAGCGGTATTGTTGGGGTGGCCTTCACACCTTCGCACTTGGCATGGTGATGTGCCACAGGTTTGGAACTTAACCAATGAAATTAGACTCTTTTATCAAGGTAAATTAGCCAATTCTGCGGACTGGTTACAAGCAAATAAAGTTAATTATGTTATCTTAGAGCGTCATCAAGATGCGGGCAGTTTTGAGTTAATTGATCAGCAAATTAAAGCAGATTACACATGGCAACGTTTTAGCCCACAACACCAAACGGCAAAAGGAATTTGGACACGTAAGGTGTTGTTTGAAAATCAAGAAGATATACGCCAGTAA
- a CDS encoding glycosyltransferase family 2 protein, whose translation MVVNPELSIVVCVLNEEESIDLFLDAVTPFIEQSVNSYEIVFVNDGSTDRTLEIIKERVADPERHVKLVNLSRNFGKDTALTAGLDYAKGQAVIPMDVDLQDPPDLIPEMVKKWREGADSVIAVRKDRSDDGIVKRKTATAFYKIIGRMSKVDMPQNAGDYRLVDRKVVDVLQKMPEKARFMKGLFAFPGFTKDYVYYSRPARVAGTTKWNYWKLWNFALDGIFSFSTAPLRIWTYAGVCVGFASLAYLTFVIIKTLVFGVDVPGYASLITLILFFSSLNLIGIGVLGEYIGRIFEEVKNRPLYVIEGYYGHEEQDQTVTQPASRVRQKIE comes from the coding sequence ATGGTAGTTAATCCAGAATTAAGCATTGTAGTGTGCGTTTTAAATGAAGAAGAGAGTATTGATCTTTTTCTTGACGCCGTTACCCCTTTTATTGAGCAATCAGTAAACTCTTACGAGATTGTATTTGTTAATGATGGCAGTACCGACCGTACCCTTGAGATAATTAAAGAGCGTGTCGCCGATCCTGAGCGACACGTCAAACTGGTTAACCTTTCTCGTAACTTTGGTAAAGATACCGCATTAACTGCGGGTCTCGACTACGCCAAAGGTCAGGCGGTGATTCCGATGGATGTTGATCTACAAGATCCACCTGACTTGATCCCTGAAATGGTGAAAAAATGGCGTGAAGGTGCCGACTCAGTGATTGCGGTGCGTAAAGACCGAAGTGACGACGGCATCGTTAAACGTAAAACAGCAACGGCATTTTACAAAATAATTGGCCGCATGAGTAAAGTCGATATGCCACAAAATGCCGGTGACTATCGTCTTGTCGACCGAAAGGTTGTCGATGTGTTACAAAAAATGCCAGAAAAAGCACGTTTTATGAAAGGCTTATTCGCATTTCCGGGATTCACGAAAGACTACGTTTATTACAGTCGCCCTGCACGTGTTGCCGGCACGACAAAGTGGAACTATTGGAAGTTATGGAACTTTGCTTTGGATGGTATCTTCTCATTCTCAACCGCACCACTAAGAATCTGGACGTATGCCGGTGTATGTGTAGGTTTTGCATCACTTGCTTATTTAACCTTCGTGATTATCAAAACCTTAGTCTTTGGTGTTGATGTACCGGGTTACGCATCGTTGATCACCCTTATTCTGTTTTTCAGCAGTTTAAACCTGATTGGTATTGGTGTGTTAGGTGAATATATCGGGCGTATTTTTGAAGAGGTGAAAAACCGTCCGCTTTACGTTATCGAAGGTTATTACGGTCATGAAGAACAGGATCAAACGGTTACTCAACCTGCCTCCCGTGTTCGCCAAAAAATAGAATAA
- a CDS encoding GtrA family protein, producing the protein MKLLRELATNTLFQQLVSFAIVGVGATLTHALVFNVAFDQLQFHHLFANILGFCVAFTVSYLGQFHWTFKAQTIQLADKRSAFFKFLKTALLGFAVNLFWSFLILEVLHLHHYFYLALLTFVTPILIFMLNKFWVFK; encoded by the coding sequence ATGAAACTACTCAGAGAGTTGGCGACTAACACACTGTTTCAACAGTTAGTGTCATTCGCCATTGTTGGCGTAGGAGCAACATTAACCCATGCGTTGGTGTTTAATGTTGCCTTCGACCAACTACAATTTCACCATCTCTTCGCTAATATACTTGGTTTTTGTGTTGCTTTTACTGTTTCCTATTTAGGCCAATTTCATTGGACCTTTAAGGCGCAAACAATTCAACTCGCAGATAAACGTAGCGCTTTTTTTAAATTTTTAAAAACAGCGCTACTTGGTTTTGCAGTTAATCTATTTTGGTCATTTCTCATTTTGGAAGTGTTACATCTGCACCACTATTTCTACTTAGCGTTATTAACTTTTGTCACCCCAATATTAATTTTCATGTTGAATAAATTTTGGGTATTTAAATAA
- a CDS encoding lipid A deacylase LpxR family protein, with translation MIHKTKAKLVYLTLLTSTLMLTHVCFAQEINVKQEKSKVTESKQAERPLQTSSDMWVAFTLENDMFSINHKSDDGYTNGGIIAWGYDTKNSFEEVDMPNWIRALSSWTYLNDKNREHFSINYSITQKIYTPTDLQEEQLIEDDRPYAGTLTWTTRIHSFDRNIANSLGLTLGIAGPASLAEQTQKVIHQMTDSEQPRGWDNQISNELVFQIDAEHIRRLYHYNLSRSLQFDTNFYNSAALGNLKSNATTGLSFRIGSNLVKSFAYITPAPARAVNNFEGKSDFNWSLSASAFGSYVFNDVSIDGNTFKESHTAELTNTQTLLSLGLTLDWGDWGIIFSTQKASDAFEGQQGGGYFGGVNIAYHL, from the coding sequence ATGATTCATAAAACAAAAGCTAAATTAGTTTACCTTACCTTGTTAACATCCACCTTGATGCTAACGCATGTTTGTTTTGCACAGGAGATAAATGTAAAACAAGAAAAGAGTAAAGTAACAGAGTCCAAGCAAGCTGAACGCCCCCTCCAAACGAGCAGTGACATGTGGGTCGCTTTTACCTTAGAAAACGATATGTTTTCTATTAATCATAAAAGTGATGATGGTTATACCAACGGCGGTATTATTGCTTGGGGCTATGATACTAAAAATAGTTTTGAAGAAGTCGACATGCCAAATTGGATCCGTGCTCTCAGTAGTTGGACCTATCTAAACGATAAAAACCGTGAACATTTTTCAATTAATTATTCCATTACTCAAAAAATATATACACCTACTGACTTACAGGAAGAACAGCTGATAGAAGATGATCGACCCTATGCCGGAACATTAACATGGACAACGCGAATTCATAGTTTTGATCGTAACATTGCCAACAGCTTAGGCTTAACACTCGGTATCGCAGGCCCTGCTTCATTAGCAGAGCAAACGCAAAAGGTGATACACCAAATGACTGATTCTGAACAGCCACGTGGCTGGGATAATCAAATCTCCAACGAGTTAGTGTTTCAAATTGATGCCGAGCATATTCGTCGTTTGTATCATTATAACTTAAGCCGATCACTTCAATTCGATACAAATTTTTACAATAGCGCTGCGCTGGGGAACTTAAAAAGCAATGCGACAACCGGGTTGTCTTTTCGAATCGGTAGTAATCTAGTAAAAAGTTTTGCTTATATAACGCCTGCGCCTGCGCGAGCTGTTAATAATTTTGAAGGTAAAAGTGACTTTAACTGGTCTTTGTCTGCCTCTGCTTTTGGGTCTTATGTTTTTAATGATGTCTCTATTGATGGTAATACCTTTAAAGAAAGTCATACTGCTGAGTTAACTAACACTCAAACACTGTTGAGTTTAGGTTTAACACTAGATTGGGGGGATTGGGGGATAATATTTTCTACACAAAAAGCCAGCGATGCATTCGAAGGGCAACAAGGCGGTGGTTATTTCGGCGGTGTAAATATCGCTTATCATTTATAA
- a CDS encoding LysR family transcriptional regulator, whose translation MRNNLDIQSIDVLVKMYELSNVKLVANSLDKSSSAISKILSKLKIHFEDPLFVQTKSGFEPTPFMEDNIGYFEHILSNLDAIQHTSFNPQTLKQDIIIYGAPLFLDRFADKLYLEIRKQAPVAKIFIRQWNLEARSRLIAGEDAVLFNAYDETLPQVMMQKTICDISPTFFVRNNHPAHTFQELQAFPLVITGNASQDHFRYPLLQRLNAIGNKVICHGEIENTLAIENLVRSSDIYSVTMGQQFPEGCRAIELPSLSDFNLNLAMIYHRVKQNDPQKKWLFKLSEKIINHQ comes from the coding sequence ATGCGTAATAACTTAGATATTCAAAGTATTGATGTATTGGTTAAAATGTATGAATTAAGCAATGTAAAATTGGTGGCTAACTCACTTGATAAATCTTCTAGTGCAATCAGCAAAATTCTTTCAAAATTAAAAATTCATTTTGAAGATCCCTTGTTTGTACAAACTAAAAGTGGCTTTGAACCGACTCCATTTATGGAGGATAATATAGGCTATTTTGAGCATATCCTTTCAAACCTTGATGCTATCCAACATACGAGCTTTAATCCGCAAACATTAAAACAAGATATCATCATATATGGTGCACCATTATTTTTAGACCGCTTTGCAGATAAGTTATACCTAGAAATACGTAAACAAGCGCCAGTGGCGAAAATATTCATACGTCAATGGAACTTAGAAGCGCGATCACGCTTAATTGCTGGCGAAGATGCTGTGCTTTTTAACGCCTATGATGAAACGCTGCCGCAAGTAATGATGCAAAAAACTATCTGCGATATCTCCCCTACTTTTTTCGTGCGTAATAATCATCCCGCACACACATTTCAAGAGCTACAAGCATTTCCATTAGTTATAACAGGTAATGCAAGCCAAGATCATTTTCGTTATCCACTATTGCAACGACTCAATGCAATAGGCAATAAGGTTATCTGCCATGGTGAAATCGAGAATACGCTTGCGATTGAAAATCTGGTCAGATCTTCTGATATCTATTCTGTGACCATGGGACAGCAGTTTCCCGAAGGTTGTCGCGCCATCGAATTGCCTTCTCTTTCTGATTTTAACCTCAACTTAGCGATGATTTATCACCGAGTAAAACAGAATGATCCGCAAAAGAAATGGTTATTTAAACTAAGTGAGAAAATAATTAACCATCAATAA
- a CDS encoding acyltransferase, producing MRFYSLDALRGLAALIVVFFHLSPGWPGYLAVDMFFILSGFILSFRYFDEQQNSDHRQTTLTQFTLLRLARLWPLHIFTLFTILAVYLATNSMPNFGDGATLSFMSHFFLIQNTGFTNYWLSWNEPSWSISVEFWVNLVVFAYVAKKGNTLLLLILSLAGYILLSSQYHHLDLHIHLLWGYLNAGLVHCFAGFFLGMVVYRAYRAIEQMPTPNYRPITKKLIMTVIEIALLVACFYLMVHTNIRARTDFIAPMLFSITILVFVFQAGWLSDLFRITRLDYLGTLSFSIYLNHFWLLALYKALHIPHYGFTTNTLLWVFGALIPLSVFTYYLVEKPGQKWMIKGAKRLKLL from the coding sequence ATGCGTTTTTATTCACTTGATGCCCTGCGTGGTTTGGCAGCTTTAATCGTGGTTTTTTTTCACCTCAGTCCTGGGTGGCCGGGTTACCTTGCTGTTGATATGTTCTTTATTTTAAGTGGCTTTATCCTCAGCTTTCGTTACTTTGATGAGCAACAAAATAGCGACCATCGCCAAACAACCTTAACGCAATTTACCCTTTTACGTTTAGCACGACTATGGCCATTGCATATCTTCACCCTGTTCACTATTTTAGCGGTCTACCTTGCCACCAATAGCATGCCAAACTTTGGTGATGGTGCAACACTAAGCTTTATGTCGCATTTCTTCCTGATTCAAAATACAGGCTTTACTAACTACTGGCTCTCTTGGAATGAGCCGAGCTGGAGCATCAGTGTTGAGTTTTGGGTTAATTTAGTGGTATTTGCGTATGTCGCTAAAAAGGGTAATACGCTGCTATTACTCATTTTATCACTGGCGGGTTATATTTTATTAAGTAGTCAATACCATCATTTAGACCTGCATATTCACCTTTTATGGGGATATCTCAATGCAGGCTTAGTACACTGCTTTGCGGGGTTCTTTTTAGGCATGGTGGTCTATCGCGCCTATCGTGCCATTGAACAGATGCCTACACCCAACTATCGGCCGATAACGAAAAAACTTATCATGACCGTGATTGAAATTGCGCTATTAGTGGCCTGCTTTTACCTCATGGTGCATACCAATATTCGTGCACGCACCGACTTTATCGCCCCCATGCTATTTTCAATCACTATCTTGGTGTTTGTATTTCAAGCAGGCTGGTTGAGCGATCTTTTTCGCATCACTCGTTTAGATTACTTAGGTACCCTATCCTTCTCTATTTACCTTAACCATTTCTGGTTATTGGCTTTATATAAAGCACTACATATTCCACACTACGGATTTACTACCAACACCCTTTTATGGGTATTTGGTGCGCTTATTCCACTGTCAGTTTTCACCTATTATCTGGTCGAAAAACCGGGTCAGAAGTGGATGATAAAAGGGGCAAAAAGATTGAAGCTTTTATAG